From Anopheles funestus chromosome 3RL, idAnoFuneDA-416_04, whole genome shotgun sequence, a single genomic window includes:
- the LOC125769842 gene encoding uncharacterized protein LOC125769842 isoform X1 — MSSSVFKVYDSSSRDGFGSDAGASGAIGVKDSTLSKSLTAVHEDLKLDSNLVIVVNKDGSVSVDQATLQSLLANETNDTSVSVVRISSPTPSIEEEIEEEQRLLKEEKQKLDADADAASSNEDSNEDSNSVAGTSSATSSVAGITTRRGRPPGKKNSGTMLLGDDDDPKHVSLTVEAYYPPSEASSFAAQVLSLTGYEHPLRKEAVDIEYLKQIVANDHCYTPLLSPTQKLPPRTLLDDVDSAEESTINTTNKPKPGSTINSTLIGKFADVRKGITVKVTKTVPTAASSATTITQNKLRKSISGPGLVLPEQKKAIKPGKPVTKSAKEIDDEDDDEDDDFDSDYTEEESSYSEDDDEMDADFSVTGRTTIKKRKKLVKNKVSPKASQRGPYRKSDAKEHGEAGQAKEADRLKHGKVIVKPITPTAVKPLPQKTLLTKAEQIVKVTPVKKDVVKLHTSSSSSGSSTPTGTTSNRQLLQPGTIAGKLQPKPDTSQPKQPSPATASTTATVTAPSIAVPKKEKKPKTNPHDAALFSDMSALFSTPDIIKKVNSGKTPTSTNTSTGNIANAGSPLITTTTSQPSSPVVKMHVLTKPTEQKQPTAPLQTSTPTAHTLPNTQQRLDLIDAIVQEDLHQSVPVAPTPKPNISSQMQPSQSTEIPNIVQMLEQPSARTVDASSTILTPLLPEVKSLQPVVQPVIQPVVDLLPDTSILEALNSNDDALPEELLEHVAELAKNKELQEILDKQVLGVIGSEGLLAPPVIPIGGESVTNMLPGQSMIQEASASIPSTIAFPIVPIQTISSDASLVMNSNEPVQQQPTGTADQSVPRRDAIQIRRSDGRLITLPPIEAPTTRASKRRAQVSDPSTPRSTVRQSIDQLPITVTGGPEATFTATPETPKPTRRSSVKVGTTPTSSRPVTPAAMVVTDGPNDQAAGQTVDDASKAKRINKTRQSVDNSRVKRISSTNVAIAIEAAAQDDDYESDESWNSEDDPDRLWCICRQPHNNRFMICCDLCEDWFHGKCVNITKAMGQQMEHDGIEWTCPNCLKKKQDRQQPKLMAFWAKTGGDTGTTDTAAPSPKPSLQGTTGSPAIATEGNCVVCNKQAKSGSIYCSDECIRKHASNTVANSQPASKVEKTKERPNVASAAVSVTAASANDLSNDSQMVIVMERKTGRCLTGKNAPSLENLKSWLQAHPTFEVVPPTSQQGTIILKKQAAMRKQQLEKEAAERKAASSANAVTTSTGPVAKTQTQLKFNEQKKIVISSATPSGAVTTKSQNSPKILTTTSKQAMVHKVASPSATSTSSSHLVLVKGAVTPGAKGVSSPANQQKIPVGLAGNNSSPTTTHPTTGLSTSVSKQKKPTQTSAPSSALSSEQSKQFRSSKSSTTAGGENIRVTVKKTLKEHLMQRTAELQEDSTFNRLTEEEIDRFVEDTEHQLFVLFNKDTGMKYRAKYRSLVFNIKDRKNLSLFQKISEKLIEPKQLVRMTADELASQELAQWREKEAKHQLEMIKKSELDLLACAKNYVLKTHKGEEVIEGKTDDRVQLDPSAPVEDVVLLLNNSAVSSTSELDDSSTAFPEGSHRSKDYDYGVYGKSYTGIYGGSGSISSSSSVTGLGSGKLDSHGSGGAGSSSSSSRKKESRRSSRSRSRGRKHERDRSRDRSRSKHKRKRSRERSHEGHTSRDRERDRDRERDRDRERERDRERHHKGRERSKERSKHEGKNSREKDTTSKNSSDKRRTSTASRGMEGIDPNAAKDVPEPERKVGKTSEAQSKATSGSSKKRLEGTKDAIKLPVTEAESDKLLESKDAINPESEHLSDAAALEKKSSTQEKNADDTKVSTAAVELPSKDSKPDQDQEPSSTVTIPTPPHYPFEGQSSDEPNGGTVVDQQKLEAEKNHWTGSVHMIDVASIEMSIRAVSGEIHDVAKDFTEDLNICGTIKPEIVWEYIGQIKKSPNKEVCLVRFHSTEASAYYTLYNHLHSRKRYSVVKSPSVAIKDFYIFPLPADQMIPMILKPLRGIGIIEGDSKPNLLLGILVKIKGGKRPSSSNATNASTTSKTVRHQSRSTVSATGGKSSTGTASASGKPSLTQQVITKYASKEPSNDANMSLKPTESEAGLKLDTMVVRAETNTRGESAEINTPDTPVNDPMDMEIDMDIIKAPIAGKVVAVEGNSNSSSVGPSRVPEANAMLIDDDDDEPYSPGGGSDDSNFADVTAIVDTTKVSRGGVTDHGVDPDEERMRIAMDELNRKIAEQKNEIVGLISMADLKEEEINSALPPSLINGIPIPPNLSQILASIKGGGSGTAALAAAAEPMDEISSGPSGSGMVSGNNVEPMPVINRPSEVPEDDEEEYNPTTPALYGAYKAAASIPYAAIPIANSQGDIDERILPATLLPSTVAVQNVNTFDSISSMTASEAVLANLAASLPPVANVLQPTGSGSGGESRLAKLSEAELLSMVPDDVILPDSSSKDS, encoded by the exons ATGTCAAGTTCGGTGTTTAAAGTGTACGACTCCTCAAGTCGCGATGGATTCGGAAGCGATGCCGGTGCAAGCGGAGCTATTGGCGTCAAGGACAGCACCTTAAGCAAATCGTTGACCGCGGTGCACGAAGATCTTAAACTCGACTCCAACCTCGTCATAGTGGTGAATAAGGATGGGTCGGTTTCTGTGGATCAGGCTACTCTCCAGAGCCTACTAG CCAACGAAACGAACGATACATCCGTCAGTGTGGTTCGCATTTCTTCCCCTACGCCAAGCATCGAGGAGGAAATAGAAGAAGAGCAAAGACTTCTAAAGGAAGAGAAGCAAAAGTTAGACGCCGATGCCGATGCTGCCAGCTCCAATGAAGATTCGAACGAGGACAGTAATTCCGTTGCTGGCACCAGTTCCGCTACCTCCAGTGTAGCCGGCATAACGACGCGCCGTGGTCGTCCGCCCGGTAAGAAAAATTCCGGTACGATGCTGCTgggagatgatgatgatccgAAGCACGTAAGCCTAACGGTGGAGGCTTACTATCCCCCGAGCGAGGCGTCCAGCTTTGCAGCCCAAGTGCTCAGCCTAACCGGGTACGAACATCCGCTGCGTAAGGAGGCGGTGGACATCGAATATCTGAAGCAAATCGTAGCAAACGATCATTGCTACACTCCGCTTTTGTCACCAACGCAAAAGCTGCCCCCGCGAACATTGTTGGACGATGTTGATTCGGCGGAAGAATCGACGATAAACacgacaaacaaaccaaagccGGGTAGCACCATCAACAGCACGCTCATTGGAAAGTTTGCCGACGTACGTAAAGGTATCACTGTGAAGGTGACCAAAACGGTTCCCACAGCGGCTTCGAGTGCAACTACAATCACACAGAACAAGCTGAGAAAATCCATTTCCGGCCCGGGCCTTGTACTGCCGGAGCAGAAAAAGGCAATCAAACCTGGAAAACCTGTAACGAAATCAGCGAAAGAAATTGACGACGAAGATGACGATGAGGACGATGATTTCGATTCGGATTACACGGAAGAAGAGTCTTCCTACTCGGAGGACGATGACGAGATGGATGCCGATTTTAGCGTCACCGGACGTACCACGATCAAGAAGCGGAAGAAATTGGTAAAGAATAAAGTGTCTCCGAAAGCATCGCAACGTGGACCGTATAGAAAATCGGACGCGAAAGAGCACGGCGAAGCCGGCCAGGCAAAGGAAGCCGATAGGCTTAAGCACGGTAAGGTGATTGTTAAACCTATCACACCAACCGCAGTAAAGCCGTTGCCACAAAAGACACTACTTACAAAGGCGGAACAGATCGTTAAAGTAACACCCGTGAAGAAGGATGTCGTGAAACTGCACACCAGTTCATCCTCATCCGGATCATCAACACCGACCGGTACAACCAGCAACAGGCAACTGTTGCAACCGGGCACGATTGCTGGAAAACTACAACCCAAACCCGACACAAGCCAACCGAAACAACCTTCACCCGCTACCGCTTCGACGACAGCAACCGTAACCGCACCCAGCATTgcggttcctaaaaaggaaaagaaacccaaaacCAATCCACACGACGCCGCACTGTTCAGCGATATGTCCGCACTCTTTTCCACACCGGACATAATTAAGAAAGTTAATTCGGGCAAAACTCCAACATCAACGAATACTTCTACGGGAAATATTGCTAACGCTGGGTCACCGTtgatcaccaccaccaccagtcaACCAAGTTCTCCGGTGGTAAAAATGCACGTTCTTACAAAACCGACCGAACAGAAGCAACCAACAGCACCGCTACAAACTTCCACGCCTACTGCTCATACACTGCCCAACACGCAGCAACGATTGGATCTGATCGATGCGATCGTACAGGAAGATTTGCACCAATCGGTACCGGTTGCACCAACTCCCAAGCCGAACATTTCCTCGCAGATGCAACCGTCTCAGTCTACAGAAATACCAAACATTGTGCAAATGTTGGAGCAACCGTCCGCCAGAACGGTTGACGCTAGTAGCACAATTTTAACTCCATTGCTGCCGGAAGTAAAATCGCTCCAACCAGTAGTACAACCAGTGATACAACCGGTCGTTGATCTTCTGCCCGACACAAGCATCCTGGAGGCACTGAACAGTAACGATGATGCGCTACCGGAAGAGCTGCTAGAGCATGTAGCGGAATTGGCAAAAAATAAGGAACTGCAAGAAATACTCGACAAGCAAGTGCTTGGTGTGATTGGTTCGGAAGGATTACTAGCCCCTCCCGTTATTCCTATCGGAGGCGAAAGTGTGACGAACATGTTACCGGGACAATCAATGATCCAGGAAGCTTCAGCAAGTATCCCATCCACCATAGCTTTCCCGATTGTTCCGATACAGACCATTAGTTCCGATGCTTCGTTAGTAATGAATTCCAACGAGCCCGTTCAGCAACAGCCCACGGGTACAGCGGATCAGTCGGTACCACGAAGGGATGCGATCCAAATTCGACGTAGCGATGGTCGGCTGATCACGTTGCCACCAATCGAAGCACCTACAACACGTGCCTCGAAGCGACGTGCGCAAGTAAGCGATCCTAGTACACCGAGGTCGACAGTACGTCAATCAATCGATCAATTACCGATCACGGTAACGGGTGGTCCGGAAGCAACGTTTACGGCAACACCCGAAACACCCAAACCTACAAGACGATCGTCTGTCAAGGTTGGAACTACACCAACCTCTTCCCGACCTGTGACACCGGCCGCAATGGTTGTTACCGATGGACCGAACGATCAAGCAGCTGGGCAAACAGTGGACGACGCATCGAAAGCGAAGCGAATCAACAAAACCCGTCAGTCAGTCGATAATAGTCGCGTGAAAAGAATCAGCTCAACGAACGTGGCCATCGCTATCGAGGCGGCAGCGCAAGATGATGATTACGAATCGGACGAAAGCTGGAACTCGGAAGATGATCCGGATCG GCTTTGGTGTATATGTAGACAGCCGCACAACAATCGCTTTATGATATGTTGCGATTTGTGTGAAGATTGGTTCCATGGAAAGTGTGTGAATATAACGAAAGCAATGGGCCAACAGATGGAACATGATGGTATCGAATGGACTTGCCCGAACTgtctgaagaagaaacaagaTCGACAG CAACCAAAATTAATGGCGTTTTGGGCAAAAACCGGTGGTGACACGGGAACTACTGATACGGCTGCACCGTCGCCCAAGCCATCACTGCAAGGCACCACCGGTTCGCCGGCAATAGCGACCGAGGGTAATTGTGTTGTTTGCAATAAGCAAGCTAAATCAGGCTCAATTTACTGTAGCGATGAGTGCATTCGTAAGCATGCTTCAAATACCGTTGCCAACTCTCAACCTGCGTCCAAggtggaaaaaacaaaagaacgtCCAAACGTAGCATCTGCAGCGGTTTCAGTGACGGCTGCTAGTGCGAATGATCTATCAAACGACAGTCAAATG GTGATCGTTATGGAACGCAAAACTGGCCGTTGTTTAACCGGGAAAAATGCACCATCGTTGGAAAATCTTAAAAGCTGGCTACAGGCCCATCCTACCTTCGAGGTTGTTCCACCCACCTCCCAGCAGGGTACGATTATTCTGAAAAAGCAGGCAGCGATGCGAAAGCAGCAACTTGAGAAGGAAGCTGCCGAACGTAAAGCGGCATCGTCCGCCAATGCGGTAACAACTTCCACCGGGCCAGTGGCTAAAACGCAAACTCAGCTTAAAtttaacgaacaaaaaaagatagtCATATCGAGCGCAACACCATCCGGTGCGGTCACGActaaatcacaaaattcacCTAAAATTCTCACCACAACCAGCAAGCAAGCAATGGTGCATAAAGTTGCATCGCCGTCGGCTACCAGCACGTCTTCTTCCCACTTGGTGCTTGTTAAGGGAGCTGTTACACCAGGGGCGAAAGGTGTATCTAGTCCGGCAAATCAACAGAAGATACCGGTGGGATTGGCGGGTAATAACAGCTCACCGACAACAACACACCCGACAACGGGATTATCAACGAGCGttagcaaacaaaagaaaccaacacaaacgtctgcaccatcatcagctCTCTCCTCGGAACAATCGAAACAGTTCCGAAGCTCCAAATCATCTACGACGGCCGGTGGTGAGAACATTCGTGTGACtgtgaagaaaacattaaag GAACATCTTATGCAGCGTACCGCTGAGCTGCAGGAAGATAGCACCTTTAATCGACTCACCGAAGAGGAGATTGATCGTTTCGTAGAAGACACAGAGCATCAACTGTTTGTACTCTTCAACAAGGACACCGGCATGAAGTATCGGGCCAAGTACCGATCGTTGGTGTTTAACATAAAGGATCGCAAGAATTTATCACTGTTTCAGAAGATATCGGAAAAGCTGATAGAACCAAAGCAATTG GTTCGTATGACTGCTGACGAGCTGGCAAGCCAGGAGCTGGCCCAGTGGCGCGAAAAGGAAGCTAAACATCAGCtggaaatgattaaaaaatcgGAACTAGATCTGTTAGCCTGTGCGAAAAATTACGTACTAAAAACGCACAAGGGGGAGGAAGTGATCGAAGGTAAAACGGACGATCGCGTCCAGCTGGATCCGTCCGCTCCGGTTGAGGATGTGGTACTGCTGTTAAACAATTCCGCCGTTAGCAGTACGAGTGAGCTGGACGATTCGTCCACTGCCTTCCCGGAAGGTTCACATCGTTCGAAGGATTACGATTATGGTGTGTACGGTAAATCGTACACGGGAATATACGGCGGCAGTGGTTCGATatcgagcagcagcagtgtaACAGGGCTCGGTAGCGGTAAGCTTGACAGTCACGGTTCCGGTGGTGCtggttcatcatcatcttcatcgcgGAAAAAGGAATCTCGCCGAAGCAGCCGCAGCCGCAGCCGGGGCAGAAAGCATGAGCGTGATCGTTCGCGTGATCGTAGCCGATCGAAGCACAAACGAAAGCGCAGCCGCGAACGTAGCCACGAAGGACATACGAGTAGGGACCGGGAACGCGACAGGGATCGGGAACGTGACCGGGACCGGGAACGGGAGCGGGACCGCGAACGTCATCACAAGGGACGTGAACGAAGCAAGGAACGTTCGAAACATGAAGGGAAGAATTCGCGGGAAAAAGACACCACGTCGAAGAATTCATCGGACAAACGAAGAACTTCAACGGCTAGTCGTGGTATGGAAGGGATCGATCCGAACGCGGCTAAAGATGTGCCGGAACCAGAACGAAAGGTCGGCAAAACCAGTGAAGCGCAAAGTAAAGCAACGTCGGGATCGTCCAAGAAGCGGCTTGAAGGTACGAAAGATGCGATTAAACTTCCGGTAACAGAAGCGGAAAGTGATAAATTGCTAGAAAGCAAGGACGCTATTAATCCCGAATCGGAACACCTGAGCGATGCAGCCGCGTTGGAGAAAAAATCTTCAACGCAGGAAAAGAACGCCGACGATACGAAAGTGTCGACGGCAGCTGTTGAGCTCCCGAGCAAAGATTCGAAACCCGATCAGGATCAAGAACCGTCCAGCACAGTGACGATTCCAACGCCACCACACTATCCGTTCGAGGGTCAATCGTCCGACGAACCGAACGGTGGAACTGTGGTCGATCAGCAGAAGCTAGAAGCGGAAAAGAATCATTGGACGGGCAGTGTGCATATGATCGATGTGGCAAGTATCGAAATGTCAATCCGTGCCGTCAGTGGTGAAATTCACGACGTTGCTAAAGACTTTACCGAGGATCTAAACATTTGTGGCACCATTAAACCGGAAATTGTATGGGAATACATTGGGCAGATAAAGAAAAGTCCCAACAAGGAGGTGTGTTTGGTGCGGTTCCATTCAACGGAAGCGAGCGCTTACTATACGCTGTACAATCATTTGCACTCCCGCAAACGGTACAGCGTTGTGAAATCGCCCTCGGTTGCGATAAAGGATTTTTACATCTTTCCCCTGCCGGCGGATCAAATGATTCCGATGATTTTGAAACCGCTTCGAGGCATTGGTATCATAGAAGGTGATAGCAAGCCGAACCTGTTGCTGGGCATACTGGTGAAGATTAAGGGTGGTAAACGGCCATCCTCTTCGAATGCAACAAATGCTTCCACCACATCAAAG ACCGTACGACATCAATCGAGAAGCACTGTTAGTGCAACGGGTGGAAAGTCCAGTACCGGTACGGCATCTGCATCTGGTAAACCTTCTTTAACGCAACAAGTTATTACAAAGTATGCATCGAAAGAACCATCGAACGATGCAAATATGTCACTCAAACCAACGGAATCCGAAGCTGGCTTGAAGCTCGATACGATGGTGGTGCGTGCTGAAACGAACACTAGGGGCGAATCTGCCGAAATCAATACTCCCGACACGCCGGTTAACGATCCCATGGATATGGAAATTGATATGGATATTATAAAGGCACCGATTGCTGGAAAAG tTGTGGCCGTAGAGGGAAATAGTAACAGTAGCAGCGTTGGGCCGAGTCGTGTACCGGAAGCAAACGCCATGCTGatcgacgatgatgacgatgaacCGTACTCGCCCGGTGGTGGTAGTGATGATAGTAACTTTGCAGATGTAACCGCTATCGTCGACACGACGAAGGTGTCACGGGGCGGTGTCACCGACCATGGTGTCGATCCGGACGAAGAGCGGATGCGGATTGCAATGGATGAATTGAATAGGAAAATAGCCGAACAGAAGAATGAGATTGTGGGGCTGATCAGCATGGCCGATCTGAAGGAGGAGGAAATTAATTCCGCATTGCCACCGTCATTAATTAACGGAATTCCTATACCACCCAATTTATCACAAATTCTGGCCAGTATTAAGGGTGGCGGTAGTGGTACTGCTgcattagcagcagcagcagaaccgATGGATGAAATATCTTCCGGACCGTCTGGTAGTGGTATGGTGAGCGGCAACAATGTGGAACCAATGCCGGTTATAAATCGACCATCGGAAGTGCCAGAAGATGATGAAGAGGAATATAATCCGACGACACCGGCGCTGTACGGAGCGTACAAAGCTGCTGCCTCGATACCATACGCCGCGATACCGATTGCAAACAGTCAGGGTGATATTGATGAACGGATTCTACCAGCTACGCTGCTTCCATCGACCGTGGCGGTACAAAATGTAAACACGTTCGATTCGATCAGTTCGATGACCGCTTCCGAAGCTGTACTAGCCAATCTTGCGGCCTCGTTGCCACCGGTTGCTAATGTTTTGCAAccgaccggtagcggtagcggaGGTGAAAGTCGTCTGGCGAAGCTATCTGAAGCAGAATTACTCAGCATGGTACCGGATGATGTAATTTTGCCCGATTCTTCGTCGAAGGATTCGTAA